The stretch of DNA TTCTTTTCAATATTTGGTATGTCTTGGACCATGCCTAACTCCATTTCAGAAATGCTGAAGTGCTGGACCAGGGAGGGTCTATGCAAGGAAGCTCAAAAGACCTGGAACACTGTTCTTCAAGTTATCTGGTGGTCTGTCTGGCTTGAAAGAAACAGGAGAATTTTTGAAGGCAAAAGAAGAAATTTACAGTGCCTTAAGCTTAATTGCATTTTGTTGATCACTTTTTGGTGCTTTTGCACCTGATGTAGATGATATTTTAGACGCAATTGCTGATTTGCACAACCTGTAATTATGCCTGTTGCACTGGCTTAGTgcaaataattatataatatattatttacccatcaaaaaaaaaaaacatattaaGAGTTCTCTCAAGCTAGAGTTTCTCTAACTCTCAAACTTATTCctacaaaacaacaacaacaagcctctaactaaaataaaaaattactcgTAAACAACACACCTAAAGTAAGATAATAATAACAATTAAACCTTACTCCAAATTAGTTGTTATTAATCATACGGATTTTCTGCTTCCATTGTATTCTATGTTTTATATGTGTCCGCATCTGAAAGATTGGTGTTCTAAGTCAACTTCTTTCCATGTCATTTTAGGTTATCTCATTGTTTTATTATGTTACCTTCAATCATTATAGTGTTGCACCTATGGACCGGTGATATGCAAGTTTACATGAAGATATGGCCAGATGAAACTCTGTTTTGTTTAATCTTCTATATGTGCTACTTGCAAAGTGGATGTGATCACTCTAATTTTGTCCAATCTTGTACATCCATCTTAAAATTCACATTTTTACAATTTCATCTAGGGATATGTTAGACCTTAGATGCCCAACATTTACTCCCCTATAACATTGTTGGTCTCTCAACCTTTATACAGAAATTACCTTTCTTTTTGTTATGTATCTTCCTTTTTGAATATCACTCCTGTAGCATACCTCTATTCCAGACATGcaattttaattctttttttctttctaagaAGTCATCCTACTGTGGTTCTATCTATTACATTTTTTGAGAAGAGTGGTTCTATCTATTACATTTGCATCTATTATGCCTTCTCCTGCAGGACTAAGTTTAGGTATCTCCATATTTGTGTTTAGACATCACAATCCCGTCAAATCCCACTTcacctttattttttatttttttgtggtAGCTAAACTCAGTGCATATATTATGTCTTTCTTCTACTTATCCTAAAACCTCATTACCTAGAGTGCCTATCCATAGTTTCAAACTTTGATTCACTCTCTTACTGGTTTAGTCATTTAACCTAATGCCATACGAAAATAATATGCACCATGGAatctgtgagaaggcacgggagaaaatatgttattgatattagatgataaatacaatacaagaggtccctatttatagctatacactacaaggagatattactcctcttccaatgtgggacaagactacactatacatatctgtaaactaacactccccctcaagccggtgcatacacatcatatgtaccgagcttgttacacatgtaactaatacgagaaccaataagagacttagtgaaaatatctgctagttgatcattcgactttacaaactttgtaacaatatctcctgaaagtattttttctctgacaaagtgacagtcgatctcaatgtgtttagtcctctcatggaacaccggatttgacgcaatatgaagagcagcttggttatcacacactagttccatcttgctgatttctccgaactttaactccttgagcaactgcttgacccaaactaactcacacgtcgccatagccatggcccgatattcggcttcggcgctagatcgagcaactacattctgtttcttgctcttccacgagaccaaattacctcccactagaacacaatatccagatgtagaacgtctatcaaaaggtgatcctgtccaatcagcatctgtgtacccaacaatctgctcgtggcctcgatcctcgaatagtaatcctttgcctggagctgactttatataccgaagaatgcgaacaactgcatcccagtgactatcacagagagaatccataaactgacttacaacactcaccggaaaagaaatgtcaggtctagtcactgtgaggtaattcaatttgccaatcAACCTCCTacatctcgtagggtctctaagaggctccccctgtccaggcaaaagcttagcattcggatccataggagagtcaataggtctgcaacccatcattccagtcttctcaagaatgtctaaggcatacttccgctgtgaaataacaatacctgagctagactgagcgacctcaatacctagaaaatacttcaatctgcccagatccttagtctggaagtgctgaaagagatgttgcttcagattagtaataccatcctgatcattaccagtaataacaatatcatcaacataaaccactagataaatatacagattaggagcagaatgtcgataaaacacagagtgatcagcctcactacgagtcatgccgaactcctgaataattgtgctgaacttaccaaaccaagctcgaggggactgtttcaaacacATATAGTGACCTGCtcaatctgcacacacaaccattaaactccccctgaccaacaaaaccaggtggttactccatataaacttcttcctcaagatcaccgtggagaaaagcattcttaatgtctaactgataaagaggccaatgacgtacaacagccatggacaaaaagagacgaacagatgctactttagccacgggagagaaagtatcactataatcaagcccaaaaatctctgagtatatccttttgcaacaagacgagccttaaaccgatcaacctggccatccgggccgactttgactgcataaacccaacgacaaccaacagtagacttacctgcaggaagaggaacaagctcccaagtgccactcgtatgtaaagcagacatctcgtcaatcatagcatgtcgccatcctggatgagatagtgccttacctgtagacttagggatagaaacagtggacaaagaagatataaaagcataatgaggtgacgacgacgatgataacttaaaccgacatagtggggattaggattaagtgtggatcgtacacctttgcggagtgcaattggttgactaagaggagacaagtccgcagtaggtgcagaatctgatgcggggcATAAAccacctgggcctgatgctggatgtggacgatgatgataagtcaagagtggtggagctgcagaaggttgaactagATTATgcggaggaactggagctataggtggtggagctacaaccggacctgtaggtggtggaactgaAGCTATaagtggtggagctggagtgactgaatctccaaaagatgaaactggtagtacctcagaaatatctaagtgatgacctaaacctgtgaagtatgattgggtttcaaagaaggtaacatcagcggacataaggtaccgctggaggtcaggagagtagcatcgatacccttttgtgttctcgagaaacccagaaatacgcacttaagagcacgaggagctaacttatctgttcctggagtaaggttatggacaaaacaagtgctttcAAAGATACGGGGtagaagagagaacaaaggtaagtggggaaacatgacagagaatggaacttggttctggatagctgaagatggcatacgattaataagatagcaagatgtaagaactgcatcccccaAAAAACGCAGCGGAGCATGAGATTATATGAGTAGGGTACGGGCAGTTTCAaaaagatgtctattctttctttcagctaccccattttgttgagatgtgtacggacaagatgtttgatgaataatcccatgagatttcataaactgttgaaatggggaagacaaatactctcggacattatcactacgaaatgtgcaaatagaaacccaaaattgattttgaatttcagcgtggaaggtctggaaaatagaaaacagctcagatcgatttttttatcaaaaatatccaagtgcacctagaataatcatcaatgaaactgacaaagcagcggaatcccaaggtggaATTGACCCGACTAGAActccaaacatctgaatggactaaagtaaaaggtgactgctcgattatcaagacgccgagggaaatgggagcgggtatgcttaccgagctgacgtgactcacactctagagctgacaagtgagataaaccataTACCAttctctgaagttttgacaaactgggatgtcccaaccgtttatgtaataaatctggtgaatcagtaacaggacaagttgtataaggaagacaagatgtgagtccatgtgatttagcaaggataggGTAATAAAGTCTGTTTGATTCACGctcggtaccaatgatccgccccgtactacgttcctgtataaaaacatggtcatcaagaaataaaacagcgcatttaagtgatttggctaaacgactaacagctatgagattaaaaggactattgggaacataaagtactgaatctaaaggtaaggaaggaagtgggcttgcttgacctattgcagttgccatggtttgagacccattggccattgtgacttttggaagagattgaga from Nicotiana tomentosiformis chromosome 11, ASM39032v3, whole genome shotgun sequence encodes:
- the LOC138900687 gene encoding uncharacterized mitochondrial protein AtMg00810-like, encoding MCLKQSPRAWFGKFSTIIQEFGMTRSEADHSVFYRHSAPNLYIYLVVYVDDIVITGNDQDGITNLKQHLFQHFQTKDLGRLKYFLGIEVAQSSSGIVISQRKYALDILEKTGMMGCRPIDSPMDPNAKLLPGQGEPLRDPTRCRRLIGKLNYLTVTRPDISFPVSVVSQFMDSLCDSHWDAVVRILRYIKSAPGKGLLFEDRGHEQIVGYTDADWTGSPFDRRSTSGYCVLVGGNLVSWKSKKQNVVARSSAEAEYRAMAMATCELVWVKQLLKELKFGEISKMELVCDNQAALHIASNPVFHERTKHIEIDCHFVREKILSGDIVTKFVKSNDQLADIFTKSLIGSRISYMCNKLGTYDVYAPA